A window of the Cellvibrio sp. pealriver genome harbors these coding sequences:
- the glgC gene encoding glucose-1-phosphate adenylyltransferase: MSTPTSGRFVSRLTRETLAVILAGGRGSRLHQLTDWRAKPAVHFGGKFRIIDFPLSNCVNSGIRRISVLTQYKSHSLDRHVQRGWGFLGGELGEFVELLPAQQRLSESWYVGTADAVLQNIDIIRRHNPEYVLILAGDHVYKMDYGTMIAAHVERGADITVGCIEVPLEIAHAFGVMDMDKDYRIVKFTEKPANPESMPGKPDKALASMGIYVFSTKVLFRELLKDRDNPNSSHDFGKDIIPSMIKTHRVTAFPFRDPVSGGDAYWRDVGTVDSLWEANLELTGITPELDLYDAAWPIWTYQEQVAPAKFVFNDEGRRGYAVDSLIAGGCIISGSAVKHSLLFPRVRVHSYCEIEDSVLFPSVEVGRRCKIRKALIDRRCKIPEGTVIGYDLEEDKKRFHVSPKGVVLVTPDMLGQDEVNG, translated from the coding sequence ATGAGTACACCCACCTCAGGTCGTTTTGTTAGTCGTCTTACTCGTGAAACTCTTGCTGTTATTCTCGCCGGTGGACGAGGTTCCCGGTTACATCAGTTGACAGATTGGCGGGCAAAGCCAGCAGTACATTTTGGTGGAAAGTTTCGCATTATCGATTTCCCTCTTTCAAATTGTGTCAATTCAGGCATTCGTCGTATTAGTGTTCTAACCCAATATAAATCCCACTCCCTTGATCGCCATGTTCAACGCGGTTGGGGATTTTTGGGCGGGGAATTAGGCGAGTTTGTTGAACTATTACCTGCGCAGCAACGCTTGAGCGAATCCTGGTATGTCGGCACCGCCGATGCTGTTTTGCAAAATATCGATATTATCCGTCGTCACAATCCTGAGTATGTGCTCATCCTTGCTGGCGACCATGTTTATAAAATGGATTACGGCACTATGATTGCTGCACACGTAGAGCGTGGTGCAGACATTACTGTTGGGTGTATTGAAGTTCCCTTGGAAATTGCTCACGCATTTGGCGTGATGGATATGGACAAGGATTACCGCATCGTAAAATTTACAGAGAAACCGGCTAATCCTGAATCCATGCCAGGCAAGCCCGATAAAGCGCTGGCATCGATGGGGATCTATGTTTTCAGTACCAAAGTATTGTTCCGCGAATTATTAAAAGATCGTGACAATCCAAATTCATCGCATGATTTTGGAAAAGATATTATTCCTTCCATGATTAAAACCCACCGTGTTACTGCGTTTCCATTTCGCGATCCGGTTTCCGGTGGCGATGCATACTGGCGCGATGTGGGTACTGTTGACTCGCTATGGGAGGCCAATCTCGAATTAACTGGCATTACACCGGAGTTGGATTTGTATGATGCAGCTTGGCCCATCTGGACTTATCAGGAACAAGTTGCGCCGGCAAAATTTGTTTTTAACGATGAAGGGCGTCGCGGTTATGCGGTGGATTCATTAATTGCTGGCGGCTGCATTATTTCTGGTTCTGCTGTTAAGCATTCTCTTTTATTCCCACGCGTACGTGTACATTCTTATTGCGAAATTGAAGATTCTGTTTTGTTTCCCAGTGTAGAAGTAGGGCGTCGCTGCAAAATCCGCAAAGCACTGATAGATCGCCGCTGCAAAATCCCGGAAGGCACTGTTATTGGTTACGATTTGGAAGAGGATAAAAAACGCTTTCACGTTTCACCCAAAGGTGTCGTTTTAGTCACTCCCGACATGTTAGGACAGGATGAAGTCAATGGCTAA
- the glgB gene encoding 1,4-alpha-glucan branching protein GlgB: MLNAKQDTPLSHEMLRIVTATHHDPFEVLGRHPLGAAATAAADTRIRVFLPGARTAALVINQQLHALKRIEGTDFFEWQGLAKILPTHYQVQWFDRHNQMHTEFDPYCFAPQLGDVDMHLFAEGQHWNIYQHLGAHPRVVDGIEGVLFATWAPNAERISVVGDFNDWDGRQHCLRVRGGSGLWEIFIPGLTAGALYKFEIRNRATGAVFLKSDPYGQAFEMRPQTSSIIQAPSTYEWSDNDWMDKRAHWDWQSSPVSIYEMHLGSWRRGWAGEFMNYRELAHQLVDYIKPLGFTHIEIMPVSEHPLDDSWGYQTTGYYAPTSRFGTPDDFRYFVDYLHQHHIGIILDWVPAHFPKDAHALARFDGSALYEHEDPRLGEHRDWGTLIYNYGRNEVRNFLLANALFWLKEYHIDGLRVDAVASMLHLDYSREPGEWIPNIHGGNENLEAMTFLQKLNEVCHGMHPGALVIAEESTAWPQVTRPTWVGGLGFSMKWNMGWMHDTLEYISKDPIHRQYHHNQLTFGMMYAFTENFMLPFSHDEVVHGKGSMINKMPGDDWQKFANLRLLYTYLYTYPGTKLLFMGSEFAQWSEWAQSRSLDWHLLDHEPHRGLQALVKDLNHCYTNIPSLYQRNFRGDGFEWIDCHDSTQSIVSYIRKSDHEFTIVILNFTPVTRSNYRIGVPVAGSYHEILNSDSSFYGGSNWGNSNPIFSQAVPWMNHAQSLEINLPPLGALILKLV, encoded by the coding sequence ATGTTGAATGCCAAACAGGACACCCCTTTATCCCACGAGATGCTGCGCATAGTGACTGCCACACACCATGACCCTTTTGAAGTTCTTGGCCGTCATCCCCTGGGGGCTGCCGCAACAGCCGCAGCCGACACGAGAATCCGCGTCTTTCTACCCGGCGCACGAACAGCTGCGCTCGTCATCAATCAGCAACTACACGCATTGAAACGTATTGAGGGGACCGATTTTTTTGAATGGCAGGGGTTGGCAAAGATCCTGCCCACACACTACCAAGTGCAATGGTTCGATCGCCACAATCAGATGCACACTGAATTTGACCCCTACTGTTTTGCACCACAATTGGGCGATGTAGACATGCACCTGTTTGCAGAAGGTCAACATTGGAACATCTACCAGCATTTGGGGGCGCATCCCCGTGTTGTGGACGGGATCGAAGGCGTGCTGTTCGCAACATGGGCTCCAAATGCAGAGCGGATCAGTGTAGTAGGTGATTTCAATGATTGGGATGGCCGTCAGCATTGTCTGCGTGTTCGCGGTGGTAGTGGCCTTTGGGAGATTTTTATTCCCGGGTTAACAGCCGGTGCCCTGTATAAGTTTGAAATTCGCAATCGCGCTACCGGAGCGGTATTCCTGAAATCAGATCCTTACGGGCAAGCGTTTGAAATGCGCCCGCAAACGAGTTCAATCATCCAGGCTCCATCGACTTATGAATGGTCTGATAACGATTGGATGGATAAGCGTGCCCACTGGGATTGGCAGTCGTCCCCGGTCTCTATTTACGAAATGCATTTGGGTTCATGGCGCCGCGGTTGGGCTGGCGAGTTCATGAACTACCGCGAACTCGCACACCAACTGGTGGATTACATCAAACCACTCGGGTTTACCCATATTGAAATTATGCCGGTAAGCGAACATCCCTTGGATGATTCATGGGGTTACCAAACAACCGGTTATTACGCGCCTACAAGCCGATTTGGGACACCGGATGATTTTCGCTACTTTGTTGATTATCTCCATCAACATCACATTGGCATTATTCTGGATTGGGTGCCGGCACACTTTCCTAAAGACGCTCATGCCCTCGCCCGCTTTGATGGTTCCGCGCTGTATGAACATGAAGATCCACGTCTGGGTGAGCACCGTGACTGGGGCACCTTGATTTATAACTATGGCCGCAACGAAGTCCGCAACTTCTTATTGGCCAACGCCCTTTTCTGGTTAAAGGAATACCACATTGATGGTTTACGTGTGGATGCAGTGGCATCCATGTTACATCTTGATTATTCACGTGAGCCGGGCGAATGGATTCCTAATATCCATGGCGGCAATGAAAATCTGGAGGCAATGACGTTCCTGCAAAAATTAAATGAAGTGTGCCATGGCATGCATCCGGGTGCGCTTGTCATCGCAGAGGAATCCACAGCATGGCCACAAGTGACCCGTCCAACATGGGTCGGAGGGTTAGGGTTTTCCATGAAATGGAATATGGGCTGGATGCACGACACGCTCGAATACATCAGCAAAGATCCTATTCATCGTCAATATCATCACAATCAATTAACCTTCGGCATGATGTACGCATTTACTGAAAACTTTATGCTGCCTTTTTCGCACGACGAAGTAGTTCATGGCAAAGGCAGCATGATCAATAAAATGCCGGGTGATGATTGGCAAAAGTTCGCGAATTTGCGCTTGCTGTACACTTATCTCTATACCTATCCGGGGACAAAATTATTATTTATGGGAAGTGAGTTTGCGCAATGGAGTGAGTGGGCGCAGAGCCGTTCGCTGGATTGGCATTTGCTCGATCATGAGCCGCACCGCGGCTTACAAGCATTGGTAAAAGATCTTAATCACTGTTACACCAATATCCCTTCGCTTTATCAACGCAATTTCCGTGGTGATGGATTTGAATGGATTGATTGCCATGACAGCACGCAATCTATAGTTAGCTACATCCGCAAAAGTGATCACGAATTTACGATTGTGATTTTGAATTTTACACCAGTCACACGTAGTAACTATCGCATCGGCGTACCTGTTGCTGGCTCATACCATGAAATTCTGAATTCTGATTCCAGCTTTTATGGTGGAAGTAATTGGGGCAATAGCAATCCGATTTTTTCACAGGCTGTACCTTGGATGAACCATGCCCAATCTTTGGAAATTAATCTTCCACCCCTTGGTGCATTGATTTTGAAATTGGTTTGA